The Medicago truncatula cultivar Jemalong A17 chromosome 4, MtrunA17r5.0-ANR, whole genome shotgun sequence genome includes a region encoding these proteins:
- the LOC11415927 gene encoding uncharacterized protein: protein MNPSSCLSLLLTISLIFNSHAISPKSSSKLYQNVCKNAGNDNQRCLKLLEANPSIISAKDYPTLCKLFLEMAIEKAIKGQNYLKTLMKEQPSSKAIKQCATNDYNGLVASFRSSLVELNEDPISANYDAKIAGDGPQACEDALAKEKIVKSTLSTLNNNMKFLSVVAYLATNYLPH from the coding sequence ATGAATCCCTCATCATGTTTATCCTTGTTGCTTACAATTTCCTTGATCTTTAACTCTCATGCCATTTCACCAAAATCAAGCTCCAAGTTATATCAAAATGTATGTAAAAATGCTGGAAATGATAACCAACGTTGCTTAAAACTATTAGAAGCAAACCCTAGCATAATTTCAGCCAAAGACTATCCTACCCTTTGTAAATTATTCTTAGAGATGGCAATAGAGAAGGCAATAAAAGGCCAAAATTACCTCAAAACATTGATGAAAGAACAACCTTCTTCAAAAGCCATCAAACAATGTGCAACCAATGATTACAATGGATTGGTTGCATCATTTAGAAGCTCGTTAGTTGAGTTAAATGAAGATCCAATATCTGCAAACTATGATGCTAAAATTGCTGGTGATGGACCTCAAGCATGTGAAGATGCCTTGGCTAAAGAAAAGATAGTTAAGTCTACTCTTTCtacattgaataataatatgAAGTTTCTTAGTGTTGTTGCATATTTAGCCACAAACTATCTTCCACATTGA
- the LOC11410176 gene encoding 3-ketoacyl-CoA synthase 3: MEFLSLVYVVPALYICFLIWKLYDQKRDQECYILDYQCYKPTQDRMLGTEFCGKVITRTQNLGLNEYKFLLKAIVSCGIGEQTYAPRNVFEGREASPTLKDGISEMEEFFDDSIAKLLSRSGICPSEIDVLVVNIAMLSVLPSLSSRIINRYKMRHDVKVYNLTAMGCSASLISLDIVKNIFKSQRNKLALLVTSESLCPNWYTGNDKSMILANCLFRSGGCAVLLTNKRSLKNRSILKLKCLVRTHHGARDDSYTCCTQKEDEQGRLGIHLGKTLPKAATRAFVDNLRVISPKILPTKEILRFLFVTLLKKLKKTSGGTKSTKSPLNFKTGVDHFCLHTGGKAVIDGIGMSLDLSEYDLEPARMTLHRFGNTSASSLWYVLGYMEAKKRLKKGDRVFMISFGAGFKCNSCLWEVMKDVGDANVWEDCIDNYPPKSLVNPFMEKYGWVNEVEDPNNYELPDFLK; this comes from the coding sequence ATGGAGTTCCTCTCTTTAGTTTATGTAGTTCCAGCATTGTACATATGTTTCCTAATCTGGAAACTATACGATCAAAAGAGGGACCAAGAGTGTTACATATTAGATTACCAATGTTACAAGCCAACACAAGATAGAATGCTAGGGACAGAGTTTTGTGGCAAAGTAATCACAAGAACACAAAATTTGGGTCTAAATGAGTACAAATTTCTCCTCAAAGCTATTGTAAGTTGTGGTATTGGCGAACAAACTTACGCCCCAAGAAACGTCTTTGAAGGCCGCGAAGCATCCCCAACATTGAAAGACGGGATCTCAGAGATGGAAGAATTTTTTGACGACAGCATTGCAAAACTTCTATCAAGGTCAGGGATTTGCCCTTCCGAAATTGATGTTCTTGTCGTCAACATCGCAATGCTCTCCGTTCTTCCTTCTTTATCGTCGCGAATCATTAACCGTTACAAAATGAGACACGACGTAAAAGTGTACAATCTCACCGCAATGGGTTGCAGTGCTAGTCTTATTTCACTAGATATTGttaaaaacattttcaaatCACAAAGAAATAAGTTAGCACTTTTGGTCACATCAGAGTCTCTTTGTCCAAATTGGTATACTGGCAATGATAAATCAATGATCCTAGCCAACTGTCTTTTCCGTTCTGGAGGTTGCGCGGTTCTTTTGACAAACAAAAGATCCTTAAAGAACAGAAGTATATTgaaattgaagtgtttagtACGAACGCACCACGGCGCCAGAGATGACTCTTACACTTGCTGCACTCAAAAGGAAGATGAGCAGGGTAGGCTTGGTATTCACTTAGGGAAAACTCTTCCAAAAGCAGCAACAAGAGCTTTTGTTGATAATTTAAGGGTAATTTCACCCAAAATTTTGCCAACAAAGGAAATACTTAGGTTTCTTTTTGTGACACTTCTTAAGAAACTTAAGAAAACTAGTGGAGGAACAAAAAGTACTAAATCACCATTGAATTTCAAAACTGGAGTTGATCATTTTTGCCTCCACACTGGAGGAAAAGCAGTGATTGATGGAATTGGAATGAGTTTAGATTTAAGTGAATATGATCTTGAGCCTGCAAGGATGACACTACATCGTTTCGGTAACACTTCTGCTAGTAGCTTGTGGTATGTGTTAGGGTACATGGAAGCAAAAAAGAGGCTCAAGAAAGGTGATAGAGTATTTATGATAAGCTTTGGTGCTGGATTTAAATGCAATAGTTGCTTATGGGAAGTGATGAAAGATGTTGGAGATGCAAATGTTTGGGAAGATTGTATTGATAATTATCCACCTAAGTCTTTGGTCAATCCTTTCATGGAGAAGTATGGTTGGGTCAATGAAGTTGAGGATCCAAACAATTATGAACTTCCTGATTTTCTTAAGTGA